A section of the Rhizobium sp. Pop5 genome encodes:
- a CDS encoding ABC transporter substrate-binding protein yields MNFMLKNAAFGGRRIVSLAAAAGMLLAGAGAASATTVVKWLHLELDPKNVAVWEDIAKKYEAQHPDVDIQMQFLENEAFKAKLPTLLQSDDVPDFFFSWGGGVLKQQSETGALQDVTAALDADGGKLRKAYTPASVDGLTFEGKTWAIPYKVGLVSFFYNKALFAKAGVKAEDIKSWADFLAAVTKIKAAGIVPIAGGGGEKWPIHFYWSYLVMREGGQKVFEAAKKGEGEGFLDPAIIKAGDDLAELGKLEPFQPGYLGATWPQTLGVFGDGKAAMILGFEGTEANQRKNAGDGKGLSSDNIGRFVFPTVEGGAGKPTDTLGGLNGWAVTKKASKEAIDFLAFLTNAENERAMAKAGMLLPVAVGADDGVVNPLLAESGRQLAGSTWHQNFFDQDLGAAVGRVVNDVSVEIVSGQMNSKDGAKMIQDAFELEQ; encoded by the coding sequence GCCGGCATGTTGCTGGCAGGAGCAGGTGCGGCCTCCGCGACGACAGTGGTGAAATGGCTGCATCTCGAACTCGACCCGAAAAACGTCGCCGTCTGGGAGGACATCGCCAAGAAATACGAAGCCCAGCATCCCGACGTCGACATCCAGATGCAGTTTCTCGAAAACGAGGCCTTCAAGGCCAAGCTTCCGACCTTGCTGCAGTCCGACGACGTGCCGGATTTCTTTTTCAGCTGGGGCGGCGGCGTGTTGAAGCAGCAATCCGAGACCGGCGCGCTCCAGGATGTGACGGCGGCGCTTGATGCCGATGGCGGCAAATTGCGCAAGGCTTACACACCCGCATCCGTCGATGGCCTGACCTTCGAGGGTAAGACCTGGGCCATTCCCTACAAGGTCGGTCTGGTCAGCTTTTTCTACAACAAGGCGCTGTTTGCCAAGGCTGGCGTCAAGGCCGAAGACATCAAGAGCTGGGCCGATTTCCTTGCTGCGGTGACGAAGATCAAGGCGGCCGGCATCGTGCCGATTGCCGGTGGCGGCGGCGAGAAGTGGCCGATCCACTTCTACTGGAGCTATCTCGTTATGCGCGAGGGCGGGCAGAAGGTCTTCGAAGCAGCAAAGAAGGGCGAAGGCGAAGGTTTTCTGGATCCCGCCATCATCAAGGCCGGCGACGACCTCGCGGAACTCGGCAAGCTCGAGCCGTTCCAGCCCGGCTATCTCGGCGCCACCTGGCCCCAGACGCTCGGTGTCTTCGGTGACGGCAAGGCGGCGATGATCCTCGGCTTTGAAGGCACCGAAGCGAACCAGCGCAAGAATGCCGGCGACGGCAAGGGGCTTTCGTCCGATAATATCGGCCGTTTCGTCTTCCCGACGGTCGAGGGCGGCGCCGGCAAGCCGACGGATACGCTCGGCGGCCTGAACGGCTGGGCCGTCACCAAGAAGGCCTCCAAGGAGGCGATCGATTTCCTCGCTTTCCTGACGAATGCCGAGAATGAGCGGGCGATGGCCAAGGCCGGCATGTTGCTTCCCGTTGCCGTCGGCGCCGATGACGGCGTCGTCAATCCGCTGCTTGCCGAATCGGGCAGGCAGCTTGCCGGTTCGACCTGGCATCAGAACTTCTTCGACCAGGATCTCGGCGCGGCCGTCGGCCGTGTCGTCAACGACGTCTCGGTGGAAATCGTCTCCGGCCAGATGAATTCCAAGGACGGCGCCAAGATGATCCAGGACGCTTTCGAACTGGAACAATAA
- a CDS encoding carbohydrate ABC transporter permease: MANISVPSMTAAARPARRAANRKSSVAHDRLTVLLLFLPPALLLFTLFVIMPMGEAAWYSLYKWNGYGTPTEFIGLRNFQVLFRNAAFTQALVNNGLIIVISICIQVPLAIWLATMLAHRIPGVVGYRLIFFLPYVLADVAAGLIWRFVYDGDYGLFAAISNFFGFANPYVLADKDVAIYAVLGVIVWKYFGFHMMLFIAGLQSVDKSVLEAAEIDGATGWQKFRYVTLPLLGSTLRLSIFFAVVGSLQLFDMIMPLTGGGPSNSTQTMVTFLFTYGVMRMQVGLGSAVGVMLFIICVTLAFGYKRIFMRHD; the protein is encoded by the coding sequence ATGGCCAATATCTCAGTTCCCTCGATGACAGCAGCTGCAAGGCCGGCAAGGCGAGCGGCAAACAGGAAAAGTTCGGTCGCCCATGATCGGTTGACGGTGCTCTTGCTCTTTCTGCCGCCGGCGCTGCTGCTGTTCACGCTCTTCGTCATCATGCCGATGGGCGAGGCGGCCTGGTACAGCCTGTACAAGTGGAATGGTTACGGCACGCCAACCGAGTTCATCGGCCTGCGCAATTTCCAGGTGCTGTTCCGCAATGCGGCCTTCACCCAGGCGCTCGTCAATAACGGCCTGATCATCGTCATCTCGATCTGCATCCAGGTGCCGCTCGCCATCTGGCTTGCCACCATGCTCGCCCACCGCATTCCAGGCGTGGTCGGCTACCGTCTGATCTTCTTCCTGCCCTACGTGCTGGCAGACGTCGCCGCAGGCCTGATCTGGCGTTTCGTCTACGACGGCGATTACGGTCTGTTTGCCGCCATTTCCAACTTCTTCGGCTTCGCCAATCCTTATGTGCTCGCCGACAAGGATGTGGCGATCTATGCCGTGCTCGGCGTCATCGTCTGGAAATATTTCGGCTTTCACATGATGCTGTTTATCGCCGGCCTGCAATCGGTCGACAAGAGCGTGCTGGAGGCGGCAGAGATCGACGGCGCCACCGGCTGGCAGAAATTTCGCTACGTCACGCTGCCGCTGCTCGGCTCGACCTTGCGTCTTTCGATCTTCTTTGCCGTCGTCGGCTCGCTGCAGCTCTTCGATATGATCATGCCGCTGACCGGTGGCGGGCCGTCCAACTCCACCCAGACGATGGTTACCTTCCTCTTTACCTACGGTGTCATGCGCATGCAGGTGGGCTTGGGCAGCGCCGTCGGCGTGATGCTCTTCATCATCTGCGTGACGCTCGCCTTCGGTTACAAAAGGATATTCATGCGCCATGACTGA
- a CDS encoding carbohydrate ABC transporter permease has protein sequence MTDMSSSIRMRAATRIYLYVSLSLIAAIVLIPLLTTALGGFKTLGDLRTNPFGLPTEWQWANYTDILFGERYWLQIGNSLVIAALTVLLTLIVSSMAAFAFAHVRFFGSSFLLNYFLLGLMFPAATAILPLFIRIRDLGLLDTYWGVVLPQVAFGLGMSILLFRNYFRNLPEELFQAAFVDGCGYLRFFWHVSLPLSRPIVATVSIISFVGSWNSYILPLIMLNSESKYPWPLGIMIYRGEYGTEWQLVLAFITLTILPTIIVFFIAQRHIIAGLTAGAVKS, from the coding sequence ATGACTGATATGAGCTCTTCCATCCGCATGCGGGCCGCGACGCGTATCTATCTCTACGTGTCGCTGAGCCTGATTGCCGCCATCGTGCTTATCCCGCTGCTGACGACGGCGCTCGGCGGCTTCAAGACGCTGGGGGACCTGCGCACCAATCCGTTCGGCCTGCCGACAGAGTGGCAATGGGCGAACTACACCGACATTCTTTTCGGTGAGCGCTATTGGCTGCAGATCGGCAATTCGCTCGTGATCGCCGCACTCACAGTCCTTTTGACGCTGATCGTATCGTCGATGGCGGCTTTCGCCTTTGCCCATGTGCGCTTCTTCGGCTCATCCTTCCTGCTGAATTACTTCCTGCTCGGCCTGATGTTTCCGGCGGCGACTGCGATCCTGCCGCTCTTCATCCGTATCCGCGATCTCGGCCTGCTGGATACCTATTGGGGCGTGGTGTTGCCGCAGGTGGCCTTCGGCCTCGGCATGAGCATCCTGCTGTTTCGAAACTATTTCCGCAACCTTCCGGAAGAATTGTTCCAGGCGGCCTTTGTCGATGGCTGCGGCTATCTCAGGTTCTTCTGGCACGTCTCGCTGCCGCTTTCGCGCCCGATCGTCGCCACGGTCAGCATCATCTCCTTCGTCGGCAGCTGGAACAGCTACATCCTGCCGCTGATCATGCTGAACTCGGAATCCAAATATCCCTGGCCGCTCGGCATCATGATCTATCGCGGCGAATACGGCACGGAGTGGCAGTTGGTGCTCGCCTTCATCACGCTCACCATCCTTCCCACAATCATCGTCTTTTTCATCGCCCAGAGACACATCATCGCCGGACTGACCGCCGGCGCCGTGAAGTCCTGA